The Immundisolibacter sp. genome contains the following window.
TTCGACGGCGCCCTGCTCGACGCCGGTGTCGGCAACACCAATCTGGTGAAAATGTCGTCCATCGTGCCGCCGGCCACCCGCGAGGTCGACGTGGCGGAAATGCACCTACCGCCGGGCGCGCTGGTACCGATCGCTTACGCGGCAATGGAGTCGGACATCCCCGGGTCCATGATCTGCGCGGCGGTCGCCGCCGCCTGGTCGCACGATCCGGCCAAGCCGGGCCTGATCATGGAGTACCACTCCCACGGCCACCGCGAGGATGCCGAACGGGTGGTACGGCGCATGGTCGAGGAAGGCATGAAAATGCGTGGCTGGGAAATTCGCGAGCTGAAATCGCAGGCTATCGACATGCAGGTGGAAAAAATCGGCTGCGTGTTCGCCGCCGTCGCGCTGTGGCACCACGAGGCCTGAGCGATGCCCGACGACACCTGGTACACCGAACAATGGGCCGGGGAAGGCAGCGCCATCTCCCTGGAAATAAACGACAAGATTCACGACTTCCAGTCGCTGTTCCAGCGCGTCGAGGTGTTCGAGACCACGCGCTTTGGCAAACTGATGACCCTGGATGGCCTGGTCATGGTCACCGAGCGCGACGAGTTCGTGTACCACGAGATGCTGACGCATCCGGCGCTGTTCACCCATGCCGCGCCCCGGCGGGTGCTGATCATTGGCGGTGGCGACTGCGGCACGCTGCGCGAGGTGATCAAGCACGACAGCGTGCAGCAGGTGGACATGGTCGAACTGGACCAGGCGGTCACCGAGGCGGCGGCGCTGCATTTCCCCACTTTGCACGCGGCCAGCTTCGACCCGCGCGCACGACTGTATTTCCAGGACGGCATCGCCTGGGTGGCGGATGCCGAGCTGGGCAGCTACGACGTGATCCTGATCGACTCGACCGACCCGGTCGGCCCGGCACAGGGCCTGTTCAGCGTCGAGTTCTACCGCACTTGCCAGCGCGCGCTGGCCGGCGGCGGCGTGCTGGCGGCGCAGAGCGAGTCACCGCTGTTCCACGCCGACCTGATCCGTGCCATGCAGCGGGACCTGAAAACCGCTGGCTTTGCCGATGTTGCCACGGTCGATTTTCCGCAGTGCACGTATCCGTCAGGCTGGTGGAGCGTCACCATCGGTGCGCGTGACGGGTCGGCCAACGCGTTTCGCGGCGAAGGCCAGGCCCGGACACCGTTTGCCAGCCGCTACTACAACGCTGCCCGCCACCGCGGGGCGCTGGCCCCGGCGCAGTTCATGATCGGCTAATCGCCGCCCTTTGAGCCCAATGAGGAGTCAGTACCGATGACGGCCATCAGACGCGTCACCAAGGCGGTGTTTCCCGTTGCCGGCCTCGGCACGCGGTTCCTGCCCGCCACCAAGGCCAACCCCAAGGAAATGCTGCCGGTAGTGGACAAGCCTCTGATCCAGTACGCGGTGGAGGAAGCGGTGGAAGCCGGCATAACCGAGCTGGTCTTCATCACCGGACGCAGCAAGCGCGCTATCCCGGACCACTTCGACACCGCCTACGAACTCGAAGCGGAGCTCGAAAAAAACGGCAAGACGGCGATGCTGGAACTGGTACGCAACATCACGCCACCGAACGTCACCTGCATCTATATTCGCCAGGCCGCGCCGCTGGGTCTGGGCCACGCGGTGCTGTGCGCGGCACCGGTGGTCGGCGATGCGCCGTTTGCCGTGCTGCTGGCCGACGACCTGATCGCCGCCCGCGACCCGGGTCTGCACACGGCCACCTGCCTGAAGGACATGATCGACGTGTACGAGCAGCGCGGGGCCAGTATCGTCGGCGTCGAGGAAATCCCCATTGAGTTCTCGCGCCGCTACGGCGTGGTGCGCCCGCGGCCGGCCGGCAACGGCCTGTACGAGGTCGACGACATCGTCGAAAAACCCGCCCCGGAAGACGCGCCGTCCAACCTGGGCGTGGTCGGCCGCTATGTGCTGACACCTCGCGTGTTCGACTTGCTGCGCAGCACCCGGCGGGGTGCCGGGGGCGAAATCCAACTGACCGACGCACTTGCTGAATTGATCAAATACGAGCGCCTGTTCGCTTACAACATCCCGGGGCACCGCTACGATTGTGGAAGCAAGCTGGGGTACCTGGAGGCGACCATCGAGTACGGCCTGCGCCACCCGGAGCTGGGTGCTGCGTTCAAGGAGTTCCTGCTTGCGCGCGCCACGGAGTCGTTTGAGCCGCGCCTGTGACCGATGAGCCGGCTGCCGAGGCGTGGGCGGTCTACCATGCCGCGGACTGCCTGTACGACGAGCCGACCGTACGCACGGCTGTCGATCGTCTGGCGGGCGAGGTCACTGCCACGCTGCGGGATAAGAACCCGGTCCTGCTGTGCCCGATGACCGGCGGCGTGGTGCTGGCCGGCCATCTGCTGCCGCAGCTCGATTTCCCGCTGGAGTTCGACTATGTGCACGCTACGCGGTATGCGGGCTCGCTCACGGGCGGCAAACTCAGTTGGAAAGTAACGCCGACCGTCGCCTTGTCCGGACGGCATGTACTGGTGGTCGATGATGTGCTCGACCGGGGTATCACCCTGGCCGCCCTGGTCGAGTTTTGCCGCCACCAGGGCGCTGCCAGCGTGCACAGTCTGGTTCTGATCGACAAGCGCTGTCAGCGCCAAGCGCCGATCGAGGCTGATTTCGTCGGCCTCACCGCGCCGGATCGCTATCTGTTTGGCTGGGGCATGGACTACAAGGGCTATTTGCGCAACGTGCCCGGCATCTACGCGGTGAGCGACCAGCCATGATCGCCATCATCGGTGGCTCCGGCCTCGATCACTGGTCTCGCCTAGACGGATTCGCGCCCACCACGCTGACGACACCCTTTGGCGACCCGGCCGCGCCCCTGTTGTGCGGCGACATCGATGGCGTGGCGGTGTGTTT
Protein-coding sequences here:
- a CDS encoding pyruvoyl-dependent arginine decarboxylase, with the protein product MITQTPTLHAFVSGRSEGFTPLNAFDGALLDAGVGNTNLVKMSSIVPPATREVDVAEMHLPPGALVPIAYAAMESDIPGSMICAAVAAAWSHDPAKPGLIMEYHSHGHREDAERVVRRMVEEGMKMRGWEIRELKSQAIDMQVEKIGCVFAAVALWHHEA
- a CDS encoding hypoxanthine-guanine phosphoribosyltransferase; translation: MTDEPAAEAWAVYHAADCLYDEPTVRTAVDRLAGEVTATLRDKNPVLLCPMTGGVVLAGHLLPQLDFPLEFDYVHATRYAGSLTGGKLSWKVTPTVALSGRHVLVVDDVLDRGITLAALVEFCRHQGAASVHSLVLIDKRCQRQAPIEADFVGLTAPDRYLFGWGMDYKGYLRNVPGIYAVSDQP
- the galU gene encoding UTP--glucose-1-phosphate uridylyltransferase GalU — encoded protein: MTAIRRVTKAVFPVAGLGTRFLPATKANPKEMLPVVDKPLIQYAVEEAVEAGITELVFITGRSKRAIPDHFDTAYELEAELEKNGKTAMLELVRNITPPNVTCIYIRQAAPLGLGHAVLCAAPVVGDAPFAVLLADDLIAARDPGLHTATCLKDMIDVYEQRGASIVGVEEIPIEFSRRYGVVRPRPAGNGLYEVDDIVEKPAPEDAPSNLGVVGRYVLTPRVFDLLRSTRRGAGGEIQLTDALAELIKYERLFAYNIPGHRYDCGSKLGYLEATIEYGLRHPELGAAFKEFLLARATESFEPRL
- the speE gene encoding polyamine aminopropyltransferase; amino-acid sequence: MPDDTWYTEQWAGEGSAISLEINDKIHDFQSLFQRVEVFETTRFGKLMTLDGLVMVTERDEFVYHEMLTHPALFTHAAPRRVLIIGGGDCGTLREVIKHDSVQQVDMVELDQAVTEAAALHFPTLHAASFDPRARLYFQDGIAWVADAELGSYDVILIDSTDPVGPAQGLFSVEFYRTCQRALAGGGVLAAQSESPLFHADLIRAMQRDLKTAGFADVATVDFPQCTYPSGWWSVTIGARDGSANAFRGEGQARTPFASRYYNAARHRGALAPAQFMIG